Genomic DNA from SAR324 cluster bacterium:
AACCTGGACACATCTGATACCTTGGGGAATAGTTTCAACATCTCTACTTCTCAATGATTTACTCACGCTTTGATGGGTAACAGCAACTTGCTCCCATGACAAGCCCTACCAAGTTCTAAACCTTTAAATCATGCAGAGATTGCACGTTTTCTGGCAAGGGATCAATAGCGAAGGACAGCCTTGTGAGGGAATTCTGATTGAGGCTGGTGGCCTTGAGCAAATACACCAACAACTACATCATCAGGGATTTTTCCAGCTGCAAATCAATCCAGTGGAGCCAGCCCGACTGCAGAAGCCGCTTAGTGTAGCTTGGCTGGCTGAGATGACAGGTCAATGGAAGCAACTAGCAGACTCTGGACTTCCCCTTAAAGATTGCTTACGATTTCTAATTCGATCTCAAAATGATCCAACCAACAAATTTCGGCTGCATAATGCACTTAGGCATCTCGAATCCGTAAATTTACTACAAGACTCTTTTCAGATCGGACAAGGCTTTCCAGATTTTTTCACTCGAATGCTAGCAGTTGCTGAAAGTTCGAATCAACTGCCAACAATTGTGAGGGCTCTTCAACAACTGTATGTCTTGCAGGAGCAAGAAAGACAGGAGCGCTGGCAATTGCTTCGGTACCCATTGACCATAGCTGGATTTGCTTTGGCTGTTTTTCTGGCATCAACCATCTTGTTGGTTCACTTGTTCCGTAGACTTTATCTTGCCCAAGGAGATGAACTTTTCTGGCTCTCTGCTTCTCTTCTTCAACTCAGTGACAGCTTGTGGTTCCAACCTCTTCCCTGGCTTGCGAGCCTGCTCACCGTTGCTCTTATGACTATTTCAGTTC
This window encodes:
- a CDS encoding type II secretion system F family protein, whose amino-acid sequence is MQRLHVFWQGINSEGQPCEGILIEAGGLEQIHQQLHHQGFFQLQINPVEPARLQKPLSVAWLAEMTGQWKQLADSGLPLKDCLRFLIRSQNDPTNKFRLHNALRHLESVNLLQDSFQIGQGFPDFFTRMLAVAESSNQLPTIVRALQQLYVLQEQERQERWQLLRYPLTIAGFALAVFLASTILLVHLFRRLYLAQGDELFWLSASLLQLSDSLWFQPLPWLASLLTVALMTISVHRKISISQILN